The genomic DNA GAGGGGAGGTGAAAGCTCGTCGTGTTTCCAGGTTTCTCCCTTTGATATTAACCTCCTCTTCCGATGCTTCTGGACCTCCTTGTCAACCCTTCTTTGGTTCTTTTTTTGGTCAAGCTCTCATTTTGATGCTTCCCACCGCTTCCTCCAGCTTGTTTTTGCTCGATCGAGCATCAAAGTTACGATTTTGCGTCTCTTTGCCGCTAATTTAATTCGGATCCTCTACAGGAACTAGGGTTCTGAAAGTAAGCTCCTTCTGCTGGTCTTTGATCTTTCTCTGTTTCGGATTGGTGCTCCGGGAATTGGATCTTCAGGTCTGGAGATTGATACAAAGAGCATGGATGATGGAGAAGAGGATCTCTCGGACCGCTATCTGTTGCTGAATCCGGAGATGGCTCAGAGCTTCGATGACTTGTTGAAGAACTCAAGAACCTGCACCCACACGCACACCTGCAACCCCCCTGGCCCCGCGGCCGCCGCCCACACCCACACCTGCTACCACACCCACACCCAGGTGTTCGCGGCCGGCGTGGAGGAGAGAATTGGGGAAGACGAGGTCAAGAAGCCGCGGAAACCCCTCGGAAACCGGGAAGCCGTGCGGAAGTACCGCGAGAAGAAGAAGGCCCATGCTGCCTTCCTGGAGGAAGAGATCAAGAAGCTGCAGATCATGAACCAGCAGCTGCTCAGGCGGCTTCAGGGTCAGGCCGCGCTCGAGGCGGAGGTGCTCAGGCTGAGAAGCCTCTTGCTGGATCTCAGAGGAAAGCTAGACGC from Zingiber officinale cultivar Zhangliang chromosome 4A, Zo_v1.1, whole genome shotgun sequence includes the following:
- the LOC121969196 gene encoding basic leucine zipper 23-like, with translation MDDGEEDLSDRYLLLNPEMAQSFDDLLKNSRTCTHTHTCNPPGPAAAAHTHTCYHTHTQVFAAGVEERIGEDEVKKPRKPLGNREAVRKYREKKKAHAAFLEEEIKKLQIMNQQLLRRLQGQAALEAEVLRLRSLLLDLRGKLDAELGGFPIQKQCNLPGLQYDSNGHCYVGNSEMTDWEASCVPSNIDCHSNQDEGIASKKNSIDVIGSLVSSTSQTG